A region from the Salidesulfovibrio onnuriiensis genome encodes:
- a CDS encoding ATP-binding protein, translating to MSPRSGKDFSFDPEHLLRRVEHLEEASRFTLEALETAARLGDFHQRPEGYGTPAAILQETAQRISQILRLKAVDMYLVDDLTLEFERHFRSSEPYGEFMDHEFERLAENRTIAWALQRKQPTFAPTEDGNDTILVHSIATAAKTKGLFVGLLDEDVKTVLDTSLSVLSIVLLNSANTLENFQLQRLNIEANQALEAKVAELKDEVERRRKTEEDLEKTRNFLDQIINTLPAPLVVKDASHRWIMANDAFCLTMERTREDMLGRTAHDFLPREEADAMQRADSLVLHTGKAHLIEFTMTQATGMPRTFSIQTAMLSHPDTGESILVSMLRDLTEQKMAERVLRGERERFFSLLEELPAYVYVQNTDFSVDYANRRFRTLFGEPGERPCHEIFRDSGAVCPECATQRSLVSGTPSMEETVYGDSTYNVYVYPFVDTDGTRRVLTMGIDITEQKKATEALMVAKEQAEIANRAKTEFLANMSHEIRTPLNGVLGMLQLCSDTELDELQRDYVETALESGRSLLTVINDVLDLTKIEAGKFEIDEGRFDPRAMIRSVLQTFTHSSEDSGLALDMEVDEAVPQVLIGDGGRFRQILFNLVGNSVKFTPQGGSVKVSAMSLPSGDPGRARLLFSVKDTGIGIPEDRIEHVFEAFTQVDGSFRRKYGGTGLGLGIVRRLVDLMGGTIAVDSMLDKGTTVYFRLDFTLPDPDTIRQEPEFEGAACPIPPSKKILVAEDNRVNQIMARRSLEKLGFVVHCASNGREALERLSSEPYDCVLMDIQMPELDGMEAAGLIRGGEVGEANRNIPIVALTAHAMQGDRERFLEAGMNAYVAKPFEVDDLCRTLSRLLSHPDLDGKD from the coding sequence ATGAGTCCTAGAAGCGGGAAAGACTTCTCCTTTGACCCGGAGCATCTGCTCCGGCGCGTGGAGCACCTTGAGGAGGCCAGCCGGTTCACCCTGGAGGCCCTGGAAACGGCCGCGCGCCTCGGGGACTTCCACCAGCGGCCCGAGGGCTACGGCACGCCCGCCGCCATCCTGCAGGAAACCGCCCAGCGCATTTCCCAGATCCTGCGCCTCAAGGCCGTGGACATGTACCTGGTGGACGACCTGACCCTGGAATTCGAACGGCACTTCCGGAGCTCCGAACCCTACGGGGAATTCATGGACCACGAATTCGAACGCCTTGCCGAAAACCGCACCATTGCCTGGGCCCTGCAGCGCAAGCAGCCCACCTTCGCCCCCACCGAGGACGGCAACGACACCATCCTGGTGCACAGCATCGCCACCGCCGCCAAGACCAAGGGCCTCTTTGTCGGGCTGCTGGACGAAGATGTGAAGACCGTGCTGGACACCTCTCTCTCGGTGCTTTCCATCGTGCTGCTCAACAGCGCCAACACCCTGGAGAACTTCCAGCTCCAGCGGCTGAACATCGAGGCCAACCAGGCCCTGGAGGCCAAGGTCGCGGAGCTCAAGGACGAGGTGGAAAGGCGCAGGAAGACCGAGGAGGACCTGGAAAAGACGCGCAACTTCCTGGACCAGATCATCAACACCCTGCCCGCCCCCCTTGTGGTCAAGGACGCCAGCCACCGCTGGATCATGGCCAACGACGCCTTCTGCCTGACCATGGAGCGGACCCGCGAGGACATGCTGGGCAGGACCGCCCACGACTTCCTGCCCAGGGAAGAGGCCGACGCCATGCAGCGGGCCGACTCCCTGGTGCTGCACACGGGCAAGGCGCACCTCATCGAATTCACCATGACCCAGGCCACCGGGATGCCCCGCACCTTTTCCATCCAGACCGCCATGCTCTCCCACCCTGACACCGGGGAAAGCATTCTGGTGAGCATGCTGCGCGACCTCACCGAGCAGAAGATGGCCGAACGGGTGCTGCGCGGCGAAAGAGAGCGGTTCTTCTCCCTGCTGGAGGAACTGCCAGCCTATGTCTATGTCCAGAACACGGATTTTTCCGTCGACTACGCCAACCGCAGGTTCCGCACCCTGTTCGGCGAGCCGGGCGAGCGGCCCTGCCACGAGATCTTCCGGGACAGCGGTGCCGTCTGCCCGGAATGCGCCACCCAGCGCAGCCTGGTCTCCGGCACGCCCTCCATGGAGGAAACCGTCTACGGCGACTCGACCTACAACGTCTATGTCTATCCCTTTGTGGACACGGACGGCACCCGCCGCGTGCTGACCATGGGCATCGACATCACCGAGCAGAAAAAGGCCACCGAGGCGCTCATGGTGGCCAAGGAACAGGCCGAAATCGCCAACCGGGCCAAGACCGAATTCCTGGCCAACATGAGCCACGAGATCCGCACCCCGCTTAACGGCGTGCTGGGCATGCTCCAGCTCTGCTCGGACACGGAGCTGGACGAACTGCAGCGCGACTATGTGGAGACGGCCCTGGAATCCGGCCGCAGCCTGCTCACGGTCATCAACGACGTGCTGGACCTGACCAAGATCGAGGCCGGAAAATTCGAGATCGATGAGGGACGGTTCGACCCGCGCGCCATGATCCGCTCCGTGCTCCAGACCTTCACCCATTCCTCCGAAGACTCGGGGCTCGCGCTCGACATGGAGGTGGACGAGGCCGTGCCGCAGGTGCTCATCGGCGACGGCGGACGGTTCCGGCAGATACTCTTCAACTTGGTGGGCAATTCCGTGAAGTTCACGCCGCAGGGCGGCTCGGTGAAGGTCTCGGCCATGTCCCTGCCCTCGGGGGACCCGGGGCGGGCCAGGCTGCTCTTTTCCGTCAAGGACACGGGAATCGGCATCCCGGAGGACCGCATCGAACACGTTTTCGAGGCCTTCACCCAGGTGGACGGCTCCTTCCGGAGAAAATACGGCGGCACGGGGCTGGGCCTGGGCATCGTGCGCCGCCTGGTGGACCTCATGGGCGGCACCATTGCCGTGGACAGCATGTTGGACAAGGGCACCACGGTCTATTTCAGGCTCGACTTCACGCTGCCGGACCCCGACACCATCAGGCAGGAGCCCGAATTCGAAGGCGCGGCCTGCCCCATTCCCCCGTCAAAGAAGATCCTGGTGGCCGAGGACAACCGGGTCAACCAGATCATGGCCCGCCGGTCCCTGGAAAAGCTGGGATTCGTGGTCCATTGCGCGTCCAATGGCCGGGAGGCACTGGAACGGCTTTCCAGCGAGCCCTACGACTGCGTGCTCATGGATATCCAGATGCCCGAACTGGACGGCATGGAAGCGGCGGGACTCATCCGGGGCGGCGAGGTGGGAGAGGCCAACCGCAACATTCCCATCGTGGCCCTGACGGCCCACGCCATGCAGGGAGACCGGGAGCGGTTCCTGGAGGCGGGCATGAACGCATACGTGGCCAAGCCCTTTGAAGTGGACGACCTGTGCCGGACCCTGAGCCGGCTGCTGAGCCATCCGGACCTGGACGGCAAGGACTAG
- a CDS encoding THUMP domain-containing class I SAM-dependent RNA methyltransferase, translated as MSMINEPTTILATCPLGMAPYLEAELHELGYRETKQLESGVLTRGGLADCMRLNLHLRTAHRVLLELKYFTAADADGLYRTVSRMAWEEIMDVDGYLSVSSSVRNDTVNDSRFANVRIKDGVVDRFMGEFGRRPDSGPDQGRGVCLFLHWRGDEATLYLDTSGEPLAKRGYRKMPHKAPMQETLAAACILASDWRERAGQGGSFVAPMCGSGTLAIEAALIALNRAPGMLREQFAFMNLKGYDPAAWKSLRNQARKQNVSALPGRIIATDRDPHAVEAARRNARVAGVEEFIEFTVCDFTETEMPEGGGTVMLNPEYGKRLGDIKALEPVYRGIGDFFKQHCGGYTGYIFTGNMDLAKRVGLRTKRRIILFNASIECRLLEYELYAGTRKNS; from the coding sequence ATGTCCATGATCAACGAACCCACCACCATCCTGGCCACCTGCCCGCTGGGCATGGCCCCGTACCTGGAGGCCGAACTGCACGAGCTCGGCTACCGGGAGACCAAGCAACTGGAGTCCGGGGTGCTGACCCGGGGCGGCCTGGCCGACTGCATGCGCCTGAACCTGCACCTGCGCACGGCCCACCGAGTGCTCCTCGAACTGAAATATTTCACCGCCGCCGACGCGGACGGGCTCTACCGCACGGTCAGCCGCATGGCCTGGGAAGAGATCATGGACGTGGACGGCTACCTGTCCGTGTCCTCCAGCGTCCGCAACGACACGGTCAACGACAGCCGGTTCGCCAACGTGCGCATCAAGGACGGAGTGGTGGACCGGTTCATGGGCGAATTCGGCAGGCGGCCCGACTCGGGCCCGGACCAGGGGCGCGGGGTCTGCCTGTTCCTGCACTGGCGTGGGGACGAGGCCACCCTGTACCTGGACACCAGCGGCGAGCCCCTGGCCAAGCGCGGCTACCGCAAGATGCCGCACAAGGCCCCCATGCAGGAGACCCTGGCCGCCGCCTGCATCCTGGCCTCGGACTGGCGCGAACGCGCGGGGCAGGGAGGCAGCTTCGTGGCCCCCATGTGCGGCTCGGGCACCCTGGCCATCGAGGCGGCCCTCATCGCCCTGAACCGCGCCCCGGGAATGCTGCGGGAACAGTTCGCCTTCATGAACCTGAAAGGCTACGACCCCGCGGCCTGGAAGAGCCTGCGCAACCAGGCCCGGAAGCAGAACGTCTCCGCCCTCCCCGGCCGCATCATCGCCACGGACCGCGACCCGCACGCCGTGGAGGCGGCCCGCCGCAACGCCCGCGTGGCAGGGGTGGAGGAATTCATCGAATTCACGGTCTGCGATTTCACGGAAACCGAAATGCCCGAGGGCGGCGGCACGGTCATGCTCAACCCCGAGTACGGCAAGCGCCTGGGCGACATCAAGGCGCTCGAACCCGTGTACAGGGGCATCGGCGACTTCTTCAAGCAGCACTGCGGCGGCTACACCGGCTACATCTTCACCGGCAACATGGACCTGGCCAAGCGGGTGGGCCTGCGCACCAAGCGGCGCATCATCCTCTTCAACGCCTCCATCGAATGCCGCCTGCTGGAATACGAACTCTACGCCGGCACCCGCAAGAATTCATAA
- a CDS encoding PAS domain S-box protein — MMRTLGIVWGLVLPLSPLASLAGTSAPAPPPDGVIMLGVARQPGLAEAFADPLIFSTTLSVLAALAALLAMAVLRRQQAEKQLCAESGKYVSLFENASEGIVLVDRNGIITDANPKARSIMGLELQQLRGMTGTTLLHPDDAPLSREQQRRLDAGMTARMQRRIRTRQGSYIPVDMSIKRISENVTQIMFRDLSELELSRRKLAEANLELAGMYEQMSAANQQMMAANKELQFEMEARTRAEDELREREKLLRTVLRSAPLGIGLVEDRIVGWTNETLQAMLGYSAEELDGMPSEKFYENKAEYERVGRVKHAEVLEKGYGSIETRFVTRDGRVLEVLLASGCIERGDLSKGLVFTVQDLTELRRAQQESRDLRETLFRESAVVQLLLRQDNGDIAEANRAASDYFGTDHGSLQGAPLETVFSAPPGQVYHSLRAAALDGHPARLEVRRGTGRSIAELHVSPLTIDGKLLFYAILHDVAERMQAEEALLEAKHLAESASRMKNEFLANISHEVRTPLNGMLGMLQLLDDTPLSPEQGEFVRAAFQSGQGLQSILNDILDFSLIEAGKIPISRGPLTLTRLVDNIALVFRRQCMDKNIGLTMRIDDDIPDQLDGDEARLRQILFNLVGNAVKFTENGGVAIEVSRLSPDRHGNMRLMFMVRDTGIGISEERLPYIFDPFTQGDGSLTRRFEGTGLGLSIVKRLCELMNGSVAVDSETDRGTDICVVLPFKVPDTPQPTAPEELPLLKAAIPERRVLIAEDNPVNSIATRRFVEKLGFEAVCAKDGAEAVKALRKQSFDCILMDIQMPVMSGIEATRLIRSDQSGAFNPEIPIVALTAHAMQGDRERFLEEGMNAYLPKPVEFPDLARLLSRFL, encoded by the coding sequence ATGATGCGCACGCTTGGCATAGTGTGGGGGCTGGTTCTCCCGCTTTCCCCCCTGGCATCCCTGGCCGGGACCTCGGCGCCTGCGCCTCCTCCGGACGGCGTCATCATGCTCGGCGTTGCCCGGCAGCCAGGCCTTGCCGAAGCCTTTGCCGATCCCCTGATTTTTTCTACGACCCTGTCCGTGCTGGCCGCCCTGGCCGCGCTCCTGGCCATGGCCGTCCTGCGCAGGCAGCAGGCCGAAAAACAACTCTGCGCGGAAAGCGGCAAATACGTCAGCCTGTTTGAAAACGCCTCCGAAGGCATTGTGCTCGTCGACCGCAACGGCATCATCACCGACGCCAACCCCAAGGCCCGCAGCATCATGGGCCTGGAGCTGCAGCAGTTGCGGGGCATGACCGGCACCACCCTGCTCCACCCGGACGACGCACCCCTTTCCAGGGAACAGCAGCGCCGCCTCGATGCGGGAATGACCGCCCGCATGCAGCGCCGCATCCGCACCCGCCAGGGCTCTTACATCCCGGTGGATATGAGCATCAAACGCATTTCCGAGAACGTGACCCAGATCATGTTCCGCGACCTGAGCGAACTGGAGCTTTCCCGCCGCAAACTGGCCGAGGCCAACCTGGAACTTGCGGGCATGTACGAGCAGATGTCCGCAGCCAACCAGCAGATGATGGCCGCCAACAAGGAGCTGCAGTTCGAGATGGAGGCCCGGACGCGGGCCGAAGACGAGCTGCGCGAGCGTGAAAAGCTGCTGCGCACCGTGCTCAGGTCCGCCCCCCTGGGCATCGGCCTGGTCGAAGACCGGATCGTGGGCTGGACCAACGAAACCCTGCAGGCCATGCTGGGCTACAGCGCCGAGGAACTCGACGGCATGCCCTCCGAAAAATTCTATGAAAACAAGGCCGAATACGAACGGGTGGGCAGGGTCAAACACGCCGAGGTGCTGGAAAAGGGCTACGGCAGCATCGAGACCCGGTTCGTGACCAGGGACGGGCGGGTCCTGGAGGTTCTGCTCGCCTCGGGGTGCATCGAGCGGGGCGACCTGTCCAAGGGCCTGGTCTTCACCGTGCAGGACCTGACCGAACTGCGGCGGGCGCAGCAGGAGAGCAGGGACCTGCGGGAAACCCTGTTCCGCGAAAGCGCGGTGGTCCAGCTGCTCCTGCGCCAGGACAACGGCGACATCGCCGAGGCCAACCGGGCGGCCAGCGACTATTTCGGAACCGATCACGGCTCCCTCCAGGGCGCGCCCCTGGAAACCGTCTTCTCGGCCCCGCCGGGCCAGGTCTATCACTCCCTGCGCGCGGCCGCCCTTGACGGCCATCCGGCCCGTCTCGAGGTGCGCCGGGGCACGGGACGCAGCATTGCCGAGTTGCATGTCAGCCCGCTGACCATCGACGGGAAGCTCCTGTTCTACGCCATCCTGCACGACGTGGCCGAACGCATGCAGGCCGAGGAGGCCCTGCTGGAGGCCAAGCACCTGGCCGAAAGCGCCAGCCGCATGAAAAACGAATTCCTGGCCAATATCAGCCACGAGGTGCGCACCCCGCTCAACGGCATGCTGGGCATGCTCCAGCTCCTGGACGACACCCCGCTCAGCCCGGAACAGGGCGAATTCGTCAGGGCCGCCTTCCAGTCCGGCCAGGGGCTGCAGTCCATCCTCAACGACATCCTGGACTTCTCGCTCATCGAGGCGGGCAAGATCCCCATCAGCCGAGGCCCCCTCACCCTGACCCGTCTGGTGGACAACATCGCCCTGGTCTTCCGCAGGCAGTGCATGGACAAGAACATCGGCCTGACCATGCGCATCGACGACGACATCCCCGACCAGCTGGACGGCGACGAGGCCCGGCTGCGCCAGATCCTCTTCAACCTGGTGGGCAACGCGGTCAAATTCACGGAAAACGGGGGCGTGGCCATCGAGGTCAGCCGCCTTTCCCCGGACCGCCACGGCAACATGCGGCTCATGTTCATGGTCCGGGACACGGGCATCGGCATTTCCGAGGAGCGGCTGCCGTACATCTTCGATCCCTTCACCCAGGGGGACGGCTCCCTGACCCGGCGTTTCGAGGGCACGGGCCTGGGCCTGAGCATCGTCAAACGCCTCTGCGAGCTCATGAACGGCTCAGTGGCCGTGGACAGTGAAACGGACAGGGGCACGGACATCTGCGTGGTGCTTCCGTTCAAGGTGCCCGACACGCCACAACCGACAGCCCCGGAGGAACTGCCCCTGCTCAAGGCGGCCATACCGGAACGCCGCGTGCTCATCGCCGAGGACAACCCGGTCAACAGCATCGCCACCCGGCGCTTCGTGGAAAAGCTGGGTTTCGAGGCCGTCTGCGCCAAGGACGGGGCCGAAGCGGTCAAGGCCCTGCGAAAACAGTCCTTCGACTGCATCCTCATGGACATCCAGATGCCCGTCATGAGCGGCATCGAGGCGACCCGGCTCATCCGTTCGGACCAGAGCGGCGCATTCAACCCGGAGATTCCCATCGTGGCGCTGACCGCCCACGCCATGCAGGGCGACCGGGAAAGGTTCCTGGAGGAAGGCATGAACGCCTACCTTCCCAAACCCGTGGAATTCCCGGATCTGGCGCGGCTCCTGTCCCGTTTTCTCTGA
- a CDS encoding acyl-CoA thioesterase, producing the protein MQPKSAAESAVIMTHLVLPGDANPAGNLHGGVILKHVDTAGGVVCKRHSRTNIVTACIERMDFQQPAYVGELLTFKASLNYVGKTSMEVGVRVEAENLETGHVRHTNSAYLTYVALDENGRPTPVPPLLVEDEVGERRRNEAIARMEMRKQLKAREK; encoded by the coding sequence GTGCAGCCCAAATCCGCAGCCGAATCCGCAGTGATCATGACCCATCTGGTGCTTCCCGGGGACGCCAACCCCGCGGGCAACCTGCACGGCGGGGTCATCCTCAAGCACGTGGACACCGCTGGCGGCGTGGTCTGCAAGCGCCACAGCCGCACCAACATCGTCACGGCCTGTATCGAACGCATGGACTTCCAGCAGCCCGCCTACGTGGGCGAACTGCTGACCTTCAAGGCCAGCCTCAACTATGTGGGAAAAACGAGCATGGAAGTGGGCGTGCGCGTGGAGGCAGAAAACCTGGAGACCGGCCACGTGCGCCATACCAACTCGGCCTACCTGACCTATGTGGCCCTGGATGAAAACGGCAGGCCCACGCCCGTGCCGCCCCTGCTGGTGGAGGACGAGGTGGGCGAACGCCGCAGAAACGAAGCCATTGCGCGCATGGAAATGCGCAAACAGCTCAAGGCCCGGGAAAAGTAA
- a CDS encoding YraN family protein, with amino-acid sequence MRQFLEDMVRRKQRGQLGEDAAARHLESKGYRILQRNWRHGRLEVDLVCRHGEELVFVEVKTRRAGGLTRPEDALGRQKIERLVRAAGLYLSEHDCWELPCRFDLVAVVEDPDGMDIVHYPDAFDAGGLG; translated from the coding sequence ATGCGACAATTCCTGGAAGACATGGTCCGCCGCAAGCAGCGGGGACAGCTCGGCGAGGACGCGGCCGCGCGGCATCTGGAGAGCAAGGGCTACCGGATTCTGCAACGCAACTGGCGGCACGGCCGTCTGGAGGTGGACCTTGTCTGCCGCCACGGCGAGGAACTGGTCTTTGTGGAGGTCAAGACCCGCAGGGCCGGGGGGCTTACCCGGCCGGAGGACGCCCTGGGCAGGCAGAAGATAGAACGGCTGGTGAGGGCCGCCGGTCTGTACCTTTCCGAGCATGACTGCTGGGAGCTGCCCTGCCGGTTCGACCTGGTGGCCGTGGTGGAGGACCCGGACGGCATGGACATTGTCCATTATCCCGACGCCTTTGACGCGGGCGGCTTGGGCTGA
- a CDS encoding DMT family transporter, translating to MISLLLGAAMISFAAVFVRLAQVSPDVSAFYRMFFGGLALAVFLWREGHLRCISVRVVKYAVFAGVLFALDIMCWHRSILAIGPGMATLLGNFQVFVLTAASVLVLGERPGKLFYLALPPAFVGLYLVVGVGWGEEASADYRTGVFWGLLTALFYGSYLLCLKLCIPRLGEDRRQALMGVIPWTTCLCIGGYLLLDGQALAVPMGMDLLWLVLLGVICQAAGWLFITRGMQAVSAALVGLGLLLQPVLSYVWDVLIFAKPLTVAELAGAGLALAAIYLGTVGGRK from the coding sequence ATGATCAGTCTGCTACTGGGCGCGGCCATGATCAGCTTTGCCGCGGTGTTCGTGCGTCTGGCCCAGGTCAGCCCGGATGTCTCGGCTTTCTACCGCATGTTTTTCGGGGGCCTGGCCCTGGCCGTGTTCCTGTGGCGCGAAGGGCATCTGCGCTGCATCAGCGTCCGGGTGGTCAAGTATGCCGTGTTCGCCGGAGTCCTGTTCGCCCTGGACATCATGTGCTGGCACCGGTCCATCCTGGCTATCGGGCCGGGCATGGCCACCCTGCTGGGCAATTTCCAGGTCTTCGTGCTGACGGCCGCCTCGGTCCTGGTGCTGGGGGAAAGGCCGGGCAAGCTGTTCTACCTGGCCCTGCCGCCGGCCTTCGTGGGGCTGTATCTGGTCGTTGGCGTGGGTTGGGGAGAGGAGGCCTCGGCCGATTACCGGACCGGGGTCTTCTGGGGGCTGCTGACGGCCCTGTTCTACGGCTCGTATCTGCTGTGTCTCAAGCTGTGCATTCCCCGGCTCGGGGAGGATCGCCGCCAGGCGCTCATGGGCGTGATTCCCTGGACCACCTGCCTGTGCATCGGCGGGTATTTGTTGCTGGACGGGCAGGCCCTGGCGGTCCCCATGGGCATGGACCTGCTCTGGCTGGTGCTGCTGGGCGTGATCTGCCAGGCAGCGGGCTGGCTGTTCATCACCCGGGGCATGCAGGCGGTGAGCGCGGCCCTGGTGGGCCTGGGCCTGTTGCTGCAGCCCGTGCTTTCCTATGTCTGGGACGTGCTCATTTTCGCCAAGCCCCTGACCGTGGCCGAGCTTGCCGGGGCCGGGCTGGCCCTGGCCGCCATCTATCTGGGAACCGTCGGCGGCCGGAAATAG
- a CDS encoding HDOD domain-containing protein — protein MGKCITDRLQPGMALASDLVTPDGRVMLPAGAELTHNIIRACKIWGISEADIAGHEPGASPEEQPGPSTENDEEYKRLAARRFALTNTRHPAVRALALHFLENARSTLTPKQAEDLARSYEAPDEPQAAVPAPCSLKDVLSGEIRLACLPSTFSEISEALKNPRSSAAYVAEIISNDVSLAAKLLRMVNSPFYGFPGTIDTLSRAVTIVGTNQLTSLALGISVISVFRDIPERHLNLTDFWLHSITCGAVARLLATQLGMGNDERFFVAGLMHDIGRLMLLRNQPEMALDLFLRATSARVPLAELERRLWGWDHAELGAALLKEWKLPGFLEAMTRHHHNPGAAPNPLEAGVLHVAEFTAHAVGAGASGSPYVPPLDEGAWDRLGISSNDLSEIAAQAVRQADQVMAAFFHES, from the coding sequence ATGGGAAAGTGCATCACCGACCGACTCCAGCCGGGCATGGCCCTGGCATCGGACCTCGTGACCCCCGACGGGAGAGTCATGCTGCCCGCCGGTGCGGAACTGACGCACAACATCATCCGGGCCTGCAAGATATGGGGAATCTCCGAAGCCGACATCGCCGGACACGAACCCGGCGCAAGCCCGGAGGAGCAGCCAGGCCCCAGCACGGAAAACGACGAGGAATACAAACGACTGGCCGCAAGGCGCTTCGCGCTGACCAATACGCGGCATCCCGCGGTGCGGGCGCTGGCCCTGCACTTCCTGGAAAACGCCCGCAGCACCCTGACCCCGAAACAGGCCGAGGACCTGGCCCGGAGCTACGAGGCCCCGGACGAGCCCCAGGCGGCCGTTCCGGCCCCCTGCTCCCTGAAGGACGTCCTGTCCGGGGAGATCCGGCTGGCCTGCCTGCCCAGCACCTTCAGCGAAATATCCGAGGCCCTGAAAAACCCGCGCAGCTCCGCGGCATACGTGGCCGAAATCATCAGCAACGACGTCTCCCTGGCCGCCAAGCTGCTGCGCATGGTCAACTCCCCGTTCTACGGGTTCCCCGGCACCATCGACACCCTGTCCCGGGCCGTGACCATCGTGGGCACCAACCAGCTCACCAGCCTGGCCCTGGGCATCTCGGTCATCTCCGTGTTTCGGGACATCCCCGAAAGGCACCTGAACCTTACGGACTTCTGGCTGCACAGCATCACCTGCGGGGCCGTGGCGCGGCTCCTGGCCACCCAGCTCGGCATGGGCAACGACGAACGGTTCTTCGTGGCCGGACTCATGCACGACATCGGCAGGCTCATGCTGCTGCGCAACCAGCCGGAGATGGCCCTGGACCTTTTCCTGCGGGCGACCTCGGCCCGGGTGCCCCTTGCCGAACTGGAGCGGCGTCTCTGGGGATGGGACCACGCCGAACTGGGCGCGGCCCTGCTCAAGGAATGGAAGCTTCCGGGATTCCTGGAGGCCATGACCCGGCACCACCACAACCCGGGCGCGGCCCCCAACCCCCTGGAGGCCGGGGTGCTCCACGTGGCGGAATTCACGGCCCACGCCGTCGGTGCAGGCGCCAGCGGCAGCCCGTACGTACCGCCCCTGGACGAGGGGGCCTGGGACAGGCTCGGCATTTCCAGCAACGACCTGAGCGAGATCGCGGCGCAGGCGGTCCGGCAGGCAGACCAAGTGATGGCGGCTTTTTTCCATGAGTCCTAG
- the sfsA gene encoding DNA/RNA nuclease SfsA, with translation MNTHCTLPYPPSMQRAFFLSRHKRFTVEAETASGERLAAHTNNTGSMMGLLRPGREILLSPAANPARKLKWTLEAVRLSGTWVGVNTSTPNRMIRAAWETGAIPEMAGFEHFRPEAKVGDSRLDAYLSGTRGELWVECKNVTLVEDQVAAFPDAVTERGQKHLRELMDLAGRGVRVALFFLVQRTDARCFGPADYIDPVYAELFYEALGRGVEIWPHVAVVDERGVTLGKRLEVVRS, from the coding sequence ATGAATACCCACTGTACTTTGCCGTATCCCCCATCCATGCAACGGGCCTTTTTCCTCAGTCGCCACAAGCGTTTCACCGTGGAGGCCGAAACCGCCTCGGGCGAGCGCCTGGCCGCGCATACCAACAATACCGGGTCCATGATGGGCCTGCTGCGGCCGGGGCGGGAGATCCTGCTTTCCCCTGCGGCCAACCCGGCCCGCAAGCTCAAGTGGACCCTGGAGGCCGTGCGCCTGTCCGGGACCTGGGTGGGGGTGAATACCTCGACCCCCAACCGCATGATCCGGGCGGCCTGGGAAACCGGGGCCATTCCCGAGATGGCCGGGTTCGAGCATTTCCGGCCCGAGGCCAAGGTGGGCGACAGCCGCCTGGATGCCTATCTTTCCGGGACGCGGGGAGAACTCTGGGTGGAGTGCAAGAACGTGACTTTGGTGGAAGACCAGGTGGCCGCGTTTCCGGATGCGGTCACCGAACGGGGGCAGAAGCATCTGCGCGAGCTCATGGACCTGGCCGGGCGCGGCGTGCGCGTGGCCCTGTTCTTTCTGGTGCAGCGCACGGACGCCCGCTGTTTCGGCCCGGCCGACTACATCGACCCTGTCTATGCCGAGCTCTTCTACGAGGCCCTGGGCCGGGGCGTTGAGATCTGGCCCCATGTGGCCGTGGTGGATGAGCGGGGCGTCACGCTCGGGAAACGCCTGGAGGTGGTGCGCTCATGA